One region of Callithrix jacchus isolate 240 chromosome 16, calJac240_pri, whole genome shotgun sequence genomic DNA includes:
- the MTFR1 gene encoding mitochondrial fission regulator 1 isoform X3: MLGWIKRLIRMVFQQVGVSMQSLTSHATEWSPSHPGEDAVASFADVGWVAKEEGECSTRLRTEVRSRPPLQDDLPFFEKAPSRQISLPDLSQEGPQLKTPALANEEALQKICALENELAALRAQIAKIVTQQEQQHLSAGDLDSTTSGTIPPPPPPPPPPPPPPLGLHQSISAIDLIKERREKRANAGNTLIKNNPKKPEMPNMLEILKDMNSVKLRSVKRSEQDVKPKPVDATDPAALIAEALKKKFAYRYRSDSQDEVEKGVPKSESEATSERVLFGPHMLKSTGKMKALIENVSDS, encoded by the exons CTTACCAGCCATGCAACAGAATGGagtcccagccacccaggagaGGATGCAGTGGCGTCTTTTGCTGATGTTGGATGGGTAGCCAAGGAAGAAGGAGAGTGTTCCACAAGACTAAG GACAGAGGTCAGATCAAGGCCACCCCTTCAGGATGACCTTCCATTCTTTGAGAAGGCCCCAAGCAGACAGATTTCCTTACCAGACTTGTCTCAAGAAGGGCCTCAGCTGAAGACGCCAGCACTGGCAAACGAGGAAGCACTGCAGAAGATTTGCGCTCTCGAAAATGAACTTGCTGCCCTCAGAGCTCAGATCGCCAAAATTGTGACCCAGCAGGAGCAGCAACATCTCAGTGCAG GTGACTTAGATTCTACCACATCTGGTACCATACCACCACCCCCTCCGCCCCCACCACCCCCGCCTCCCCCTCCACTGGGGCTCCACCAAAGCATATCTGCTATTGATCTTATTAAAGAACGAAGAGAGAAAAGAGCCAATGCTGGAAATACTTTGATTAAGAACAATCCAAAGAAACCTGAAATGCCAAATATGCTAGAGATCCTTAAAGATATGAACAGTGTAAAACTTCGGTCAGTCAAGAG GTCAGAGCAAGATGTGAAGCCCAAGCCAGTGGATGCTACTGACCCTGCTGCTCTCATAGCAGAGGCcctgaaaaagaaatttgcttATCGGTATCGAAGTGATAGTCAAGATGAAGTTGAAAAAGGAGTTCCAAAGTCTGAATCAGAGGCCACCTCAGAGAGAGTGTTG tttgggCCACACATGTTGAAGTCAACAGGAAAAATGAAGGCTTTAATTGAAAATGTATCAGACTCCTAA
- the MTFR1 gene encoding mitochondrial fission regulator 1 isoform X4 — protein sequence MSFVFGVPQLFHGACSCNLPPSKCLLVLWLSWTEVRSRPPLQDDLPFFEKAPSRQISLPDLSQEGPQLKTPALANEEALQKICALENELAALRAQIAKIVTQQEQQHLSAGDLDSTTSGTIPPPPPPPPPPPPPPLGLHQSISAIDLIKERREKRANAGNTLIKNNPKKPEMPNMLEILKDMNSVKLRSVKRSEQDVKPKPVDATDPAALIAEALKKKFAYRYRSDSQDEVEKGVPKSESEATSERVLFGPHMLKSTGKMKALIENVSDS from the exons ATGTCCTTTGTCTTTGGAGTTCCTCAGCTTTTCCATGGAGCCTGTAGCTGCAATCTACCTCCTTCAAAGTGTCTGTTGGTTCTttggctttcctg GACAGAGGTCAGATCAAGGCCACCCCTTCAGGATGACCTTCCATTCTTTGAGAAGGCCCCAAGCAGACAGATTTCCTTACCAGACTTGTCTCAAGAAGGGCCTCAGCTGAAGACGCCAGCACTGGCAAACGAGGAAGCACTGCAGAAGATTTGCGCTCTCGAAAATGAACTTGCTGCCCTCAGAGCTCAGATCGCCAAAATTGTGACCCAGCAGGAGCAGCAACATCTCAGTGCAG GTGACTTAGATTCTACCACATCTGGTACCATACCACCACCCCCTCCGCCCCCACCACCCCCGCCTCCCCCTCCACTGGGGCTCCACCAAAGCATATCTGCTATTGATCTTATTAAAGAACGAAGAGAGAAAAGAGCCAATGCTGGAAATACTTTGATTAAGAACAATCCAAAGAAACCTGAAATGCCAAATATGCTAGAGATCCTTAAAGATATGAACAGTGTAAAACTTCGGTCAGTCAAGAG GTCAGAGCAAGATGTGAAGCCCAAGCCAGTGGATGCTACTGACCCTGCTGCTCTCATAGCAGAGGCcctgaaaaagaaatttgcttATCGGTATCGAAGTGATAGTCAAGATGAAGTTGAAAAAGGAGTTCCAAAGTCTGAATCAGAGGCCACCTCAGAGAGAGTGTTG tttgggCCACACATGTTGAAGTCAACAGGAAAAATGAAGGCTTTAATTGAAAATGTATCAGACTCCTAA